AAGCACAGCTGCCCTGACACCCAAAGACTCCATGAACCTTGAAAGGAGGTCCACTCGATTCTGGTCAGTCTTCAGAGCCTCTGAGTCCGGGGATTTTCCATACCCTCCATGAAGAGGAAGAATttgtcaagacaaaaaaataaattaaaaaaaaaaaagagagatggttATTTTTAAGTAACTATGattacaaaatgtgtttgctcaGGTTCTAAGATATCACACACAACAACCATtcacacctgtgtgtgtatgcagtgggattatatactatatactaatCGTGCTGATTATGTCGACCTGAATCTCTGAGTTGTGCAACAACTAAACGAAATGTCACGATTCAGTTTAGACAGTCATCAtctctcaaaaaaacaaaaaaaaacaaaaaaaatactgcattcagatttttactagtatacattttttttgttttcaatcacAAGAGTGCACCATCAGCTGATGAAACATCAGACACCGgtttaaaaactaaaagataCCTGCAACGTGTGAATGCTAATAAACTCATCTTTTACTTTTAGACTAATTAATTTTCAGGTATatgattatttctttttctgaatgtgtttgaaTACAGAAATTGTGCCATTTCCTTTGTACAACATCAGAGTTTCTATTTGTTTGAACTTTGATTAACTTTAGACTAATCCTCTTCTATAAAATTAATGTTATCTAATTTATTCAACACCCTTGTGTATCAAACATATTCATATTAATACAGATTAATAAGAAATTAACAACCCAGTTTTATAATCATATGATTGCAGTCACTAAGATTAGAGTTGATTACGTGCAATAAGACTTCAGTTCTACCTGGCAGGTCCATCGCTAAGGCCTGATATCCATTAGTTGCCAGCAGGGCCATTGTCCCGAGCTCTTCCCAGGTTTTGGATGTGAAGGCCTGGCCGTGCAGAAGGACCACTTGCAGTCTGCACAAAGAATAATTTGGTTTTCTCATGACTTCTTAGCAGTACATTTCTCAAGATTTTGTAACAAGCACAAACCAGGCAAACATGGCATGTTAGAGCTGTAAGTAATCAGCACTGCCCGTATTTATTACACTTATGTCAAAACGTTAAGAGATTATCCCTTCTGCTGTGTTCACTGTCTTAGGCAATTGGTTTAATAGTTAAGAGGTAAAAGCACATTAACACCCACAATGTTCTAAGCAGGTCTCTGCTTTTGTCAGCTCACCTTGGCAGTATCTGTCGTCCAGCCCCATCAACAGGTAGAGCCTCTCTGAAGAACAGTGGCGGGTCCCCGGGCAGCTGTCCGGTGCGAACGGACACGTTGATGGTCGGaagcggaggaggaggggtggcCATCAGCCCCATTCTTTGAGCCTCAAGAGACGGCTCCATGCTGCCCTGGCGAATGGAGGGCAGCAGCAGGTACAGCAGTAACGTGGCCAGCAACACCAGGCCCAGAACAACAAGACGATTGCGCAAGAAATTCATTTCGTCGAGAAGAACGACCTAGGAAAAGGGGTAGACAGTGCATAGTCTGAGATCCTATCATAGAGATTCTATTCATACCGTATCTCTATTTGTTTGACAGTGAGTGTATGTAAAAGCTGACATCCCCATCCAGTAAGACCAATATGGTTCAGCTTATGAAACTGTCTCTACAAGATTGGCTTTTGTCGAggaacatttcagtttttaaaaccagtctctttctttcttggcGTTAACCATCATTCCATATCGGCAAACTCACCAACTCACACTTGCTGAGATACAAGGAACAGGAAGACAAGCTTTGTGTAAAAACTGATGTTGCCACGTCTCCACATGTCAGCGATGGATTTGATGGGTAACATTTTGTCATAACACATAAGAATGATGGCCAAGACTACAAAAACAAGACCTGGCTTGTCCTGCTGGGCAGGCAGGTGGCTAGTTGGGTGGACAGCTTGGAAAGAAATATCTGCAGGTGAAGGCTCCACTAGACAGTTTGGCCCTTGGTACACGGGATACTGGAGTGCCTCACCCCGTCTAAATCCCAACAGCTGCAACGATTCCTGCTCACAATGCTTGAGAAAGTGCACGATAACGTCAGACGGATGATCACGTTAGCCACGTTTAGACAGTTTAGGACTTGAGGTGGCTGTGCTGGGAAGCTGAATGGATCCAAGAAATACAACCAGTTAGGGGAAAGTTCACCCGGCAGGATGAAAAATCTGTAATATTGCGGCGCACAAGAACAGCAAGCTGATGGATGCAATTTGGTCCAAACATGCATGAGACCTGACACTAGCTCGACGTTCCGCTCTTGCACCGGCTGCATCCCTGCACAATGGGACGCTGTGGCAGACGTGATGCGTTAGGGATGAAGCACCAGAGGGAAAACATACCGACACAAAGGAGATAGCTAAGCACGATCACTGACAGGAGGACGAGGCTGTTTGCTTTATCGTCATGTCGTCTGCATCGCTGGTTGCCAGTGACGGGAAATGTTGCTGGAAGGGTCGACGCCGATGGTAGCTAGCTTTCCAAACTGAGACAGAGCAATTTATGCCTAACGCTAAccataaattttattttctggtttaaaaaaaacaaaacaaaacaaaacaaaaaaaaacaaaaaaactacctGTACATTCGGTGTCCCTTGAATGGCAGGACTGCCGGTCAACCGAAAGTAAAGACTAGATATCCACTGTGACACGAGAAAGTCGgaaaatgcaaaggaaaaatCTGTTGAATACGAACCTACTCTGTATTCAGCCTAGCACGGTCTAAACAGCATGTTCCCCGTCGGAGCGAATTACGACGAGCACATAACCACGGTTTAAGCACCATGCGTCATTTCCTCCTGAAGCTGTAAGAAAATACATGTCAACAAAGAAgataaaacttttcttttaaagtgaTGCGAATGCTATCCGGTGTTTTCCTTGTCTCGGTATAAACTGGACTTTGCATACTCGGTGTGCTTTTTGTAAAAACGTGGTAAAACTTGCGATGCAGCTCGATCAACTTTTgatctgtttattttaaagatatATTTTGTGCTGTCTGGTGTAGGGAAGGATGTGCAAATTTTATATAATGCCAACAAGCTTTCTATTTTGGAAAAGTACCACATCCACAGAACAAAATGCTTGAACCGAAAACCAACTTTCAGTCTATTTAATTCCACTTTAGCATCTATCAGTGTACCCGGAAACCTCAGACTTCACAACAGCGATGACATTAAAACCCCGGAGACACTGTCTCACATACAAATTCAATCCTCAAACATCgtaacattatttgtttttttttttttgctttcttccctctctttaaTATTCACTTGCTTTGGTATCCACCAAGAATATCTTATATCCCGTTTATTCCTGTATCTTTGTTGTAAAATATTGCATACATTAGTCAACAGTATATTTGATACAGATTcatcacttaatttttttccaattttaaaatatttttgcacagagtAAAACGGGTGCAATTAAGTGGATGGAACACCAAAATTTAAGGACCCTGGCCGTGGGTGTACAAACTGAAGAAGCAGAGTATATTTTCTGcttatggttaaaaaaaaaaaaaaaaaaaaaatgttcccagTAGACTACAGTAtgcaggaaaaaagagaaacattcaaaatccttttttaatattgaaattCTTTGATGTAAAAGGTGAATatgaactgtttttaaatacaaaacactttGATTTTTCTCCAGTTcggtttcaaaacaaaaacatcaaaacacttTGGTAGAACAAGGCTTCTAAATGAAGGTGATTTCCTCATTGACACTAAAACAAAGCTGCTACTACAAAGGAGAGGTGGAATGGCACAAAAGTAAAGTGAtgttcagtctgaacaaagTTGTGGAATGAACAAGAAGACactgttttaaattcaaaaacacCCACATGCACAATGTAACCAAACCATAGCATTAGTATTATCCATCAACTTTAGGCAATTCTGTTCTTaaacttaaa
This genomic interval from Xiphias gladius isolate SHS-SW01 ecotype Sanya breed wild chromosome 21, ASM1685928v1, whole genome shotgun sequence contains the following:
- the abhd14a gene encoding protein ABHD14A isoform X2; protein product: MTKCYPSNPSLTCGDVATSVFTQSLSSCSLYLSKCELVVLLDEMNFLRNRLVVLGLVLLATLLLYLLLPSIRQGSMEPSLEAQRMGLMATPPPPLPTINVSVRTGQLPGDPPLFFREALPVDGAGRQILPRLQVVLLHGQAFTSKTWEELGTMALLATNGYQALAMDLPGYGKSPDSEALKTDQNRVDLLSRFMESLGVRAAVLLSPSMSGHYSIPFFMKNSAQLHGFIPIAPVGTRSYTPQQYQSIQTPTLIVFGALDTNLGAQSHKNLIQLPHHFVLKLEGARHACYMDKPREFHQGLIDFLSKLN
- the abhd14a gene encoding protein ABHD14A isoform X1 — translated: MQPVQERNVELVSGLMHVWTKLHPSACCSCAPQYYRFFILPGELSPNWLYFLDPFSFPAQPPQVLNCLNVANVIIRLTLSCTFSSIVSRNRCSCWDLDGVVLLDEMNFLRNRLVVLGLVLLATLLLYLLLPSIRQGSMEPSLEAQRMGLMATPPPPLPTINVSVRTGQLPGDPPLFFREALPVDGAGRQILPRLQVVLLHGQAFTSKTWEELGTMALLATNGYQALAMDLPGYGKSPDSEALKTDQNRVDLLSRFMESLGVRAAVLLSPSMSGHYSIPFFMKNSAQLHGFIPIAPVGTRSYTPQQYQSIQTPTLIVFGALDTNLGAQSHKNLIQLPHHFVLKLEGARHACYMDKPREFHQGLIDFLSKLN
- the abhd14a gene encoding protein ABHD14A isoform X3 encodes the protein MNFLRNRLVVLGLVLLATLLLYLLLPSIRQGSMEPSLEAQRMGLMATPPPPLPTINVSVRTGQLPGDPPLFFREALPVDGAGRQILPRLQVVLLHGQAFTSKTWEELGTMALLATNGYQALAMDLPGYGKSPDSEALKTDQNRVDLLSRFMESLGVRAAVLLSPSMSGHYSIPFFMKNSAQLHGFIPIAPVGTRSYTPQQYQSIQTPTLIVFGALDTNLGAQSHKNLIQLPHHFVLKLEGARHACYMDKPREFHQGLIDFLSKLN